CAATGGGTTGCTAAGTCTTTAAAGCCGAAGACTAACATCGAACAATTGATACAATTGAAGAAACAACGTGTGTATAATCAAGAAGATGCATTTTTAGCACAAATGAATCAAGTGTGGAATTGTTATGAAATGCGTTTGAATCGTCAAGCAAATATTGAAGCGCAATTGGCACAATTACCTACAGCGGTGACACCGGCAACTATTGAGTCATTATCAAATCAGTTAAGTAAGCTAGAATCTGAAATTGAGCAATTTGATAATATGCAAGGGCGTCAACTGTGGCAAGAACAATTACAGAAAAAGGTGAGACAGTTGGCACAAGCTGTGCAGTCATTGAATGAGACCGACACATTAAGTAAAGAACACTGTCAAACATTGTTTCAATCGAAACAAATGGCAGCGCAATTAGCAGGTAGTGAGTTGGATCCGCGATTATTAGTGGCATTAACGTTTGATGATGGGCCGCATCCTGAAATTACACCACAAGTATTGGATGTACTAAAAGAATATAACATTAAAGGTACCTTTTTTGTGACAGGTGCGAATGTGGAGCGATATCCCGAATTAGCTAAACGCATTGTAGATGAAGGGCATCATATTGGCAATCATTCCTATAATCATCCAGATTTATCAAAATTAAGCGATGCAGAAGTATTGAAACAACTAGAGCAAACGCAAGCATTAATCAAAGACGCAACGGGGACGACACCAACAATGTTTCGTATGCCATTTGGTGCAGGTGGACGGCGAGTGGTGCATTTAGGACAATCGCTGGGACTAACTTCGATTATTTGGAATCTGGATACCCAAGATTGGCGCTCGCATGATAAAGATGCTATTTTCGAGCAATCGATGGAGTATTTGCGTGAAAAAACATTAATGTTGATGCACGATACGCATCAAGCGGCACCGGAAGCGTTGCGGAAAATTATTCCGGCGCTCATTGCAAAAGGCTATGAATTTGTTGATCCGTTAACCTTGGGATATGA
The genomic region above belongs to Aerococcaceae bacterium zg-1292 and contains:
- a CDS encoding polysaccharide deacetylase family protein, whose amino-acid sequence is MDRSLQQKLWKISFVLLVLLIVTIAGLFIWQYVILDNQTMAQQTQGALAQTYFDEDQTVIKGDLSAGDINKLVNGANQLESIKYKPLKKKVAKAAAQYKELALINHLVKDIPTDIMALEQWVAKSLKPKTNIEQLIQLKKQRVYNQEDAFLAQMNQVWNCYEMRLNRQANIEAQLAQLPTAVTPATIESLSNQLSKLESEIEQFDNMQGRQLWQEQLQKKVRQLAQAVQSLNETDTLSKEHCQTLFQSKQMAAQLAGSELDPRLLVALTFDDGPHPEITPQVLDVLKEYNIKGTFFVTGANVERYPELAKRIVDEGHHIGNHSYNHPDLSKLSDAEVLKQLEQTQALIKDATGTTPTMFRMPFGAGGRRVVHLGQSLGLTSIIWNLDTQDWRSHDKDAIFEQSMEYLREKTLMLMHDTHQAAPEALRKIIPALIAKGYEFVDPLTLGYEYHFFD